A region of the Vanrija pseudolonga chromosome 2, complete sequence genome:
ATGTTCGACCCTGCCGGCAGCATGGACTACTGCAACTACCCGCAGCTGCTCAAGCTCCATGGCGCATTCACGTTCCCGTTCCGTCGCGGGACTCAGCTCCGGCCCCTGCTCCACCTGTCCAAGCTGTACCAGAACGGTGACATGATGATCACCCCTCTGGAGGCGTACTGGAACCACACATCGGCACTGGGTGTCGGCCAGACCTCGGATTGGTCGGAAAAGACGATCGACAAGCTGTTCTGGCGTGGCTCCACCACTGGCGACGCGTACACACAGCCCAAGGACGGCCGTCCCGCCTTTGACTGGCGCCTGAGTCACCGCCCACGGCTCCACTTCTTCGCCAACCGCGAGGACGGTGAGACCAGCGTctgggtcgagcgcgacaatCAGCTTCTCCCCGAGGAGTGGAGCAACCAGCAGCTCAACAAAAAGTACTTTGACATTAAGCTGTCTGGCCGGCCTCACCAGTGCGATCCCGATGGCACTTGCGACGAGATGGCCAAGGAGATCAAGTTTGGGAGCCGTGTCGAGCCCGAAGAGGCGATCAAGTACAAGTATGTGCTTGACGTTGACGGCAACGGCTGGTCGTCGCGTTTCCATCGTCTGCTGGCGTCGGGCAGTGTTGTGTTCAAGTCGACAATCTACCCCGAGTGGATGTCGGACTGGCTCACACCGTGGGTGCACTATGTGCCCGTGCAGATCGACTACTCGGACGTGTACGACATCATGTCGTTCTTTGTTGGACCACCCGACGCGTCGGGACCGGGGCtcaacgacgacctcgcaAAGGAGATTGCGGCCAACGCCAAGAAGTTTACGACCGAGCTGTGGCGCTGGGAGGACATGCAGGCGTACATGTTCCGCTTCATTCTCGAGTACTCGCGCCTGGCGtccgacgaccgcgacggaTATGTGTACCGAGGCTGAGCCAGACGGACACTACATTAGAGTAACCTGGGTCCGGGGTATCGTAGAGATTGTGGGGAGATTGGGTATAGTGCATATGCATCTTGCTACGGGGCCGTGGGCCACGGCGTGCACATTTtcgaggtgcagcagcacgacaAACGCTCACTGCCCAGCCCAGCTCAACCCTACTGCCACTGCCAGACCTTGATCTTCttgtcgggctcgagggcgccaGTGGCAATGGTCCTCCCATCAGGATGCACGGCAAGCGCAACAACAGGCGCGTCGTGCCCCTCCAGCACttggacgacgcggcggtccTGCAAGTCCCAAATGACGACGTGCCCGTTCTCCGAGCCAGcaacgacgcgcgccgcgcccacggtgccgacgccagcgacgccgtcgacgtccatcgcgtcgtcggcgtcatggcCGTTCGCGAGCGCCCCGCCCGGCGCAGCGAACACGATGGCCGGGGTGGGGAACTTTTCGCTCACGTACTCTGCTGCCTGGAACGTCTTGAGCACCTTTGCCGTGTGGAGCGAGTAGATGCGGATCGTGGAGGACAGCGTCGAGCTGAGGatgaagaaggacgagggggtgaaggaggctgaggagctgcgcgagtgagcgagcgtcagcgagcgagcgggtgAGAGGGTCAGCAGCCAGCCCCACTTACACTGGCGCGTTGGACTCGTTGTCAAAGGTCTTCAAACACTGGCCAGTATTCGCGTCCCACAGTCGTCTGGCGGGTGTCAGTCAACTATCATGAGTGCTAGTCACCCACATTAAGCCGTCCGCGCTGCCGGTGATGACCagggcgccctcggcgtcccagCCAACGCTCCAGATCGCCTCCGCATGGGCAGGCAGCGTGCGCAGGCTCTTGCCCCTCCGCACGTCCCACACGATGGCCGACTCGTCCATCGAGCccgtgacgacgaggttggaCGTCGGGCTgaacgcgacggcgagcaccgGCGCTGTGTGCGCTGCCAGGctgcgcagcggcggcgcgatgaGTACGGGTCCTTGTGATGCGCGCGGGGCAGACAGCGGGTCGGTCGAGAAGACTtgcgccgtgccgtcgtcgcttgcCGTGCTGAGGTACAGCCCGTCCGGGGACAGCGAGATGTCGTTGATGCCTAGTCGTCAGCGTGGGGGGCGTGGtgcgcacgacgcgcttACCCGTCCGGTGACATCTCAGTACGCGCTGGtgtgcgccgctgctcgcgtcCCAGAAGTGCACGTAGCCGTCTGCGCCTGGCGGGGTCAGCTAGCTGAgcggaggggaggggaggggaggtcGGCTGCACACGACCGCGCTCACCTGCTGACACCAAGCTCCGCCCGTCCGAGCTGAACCGCAGCGCGGTCACCGCGCGCGTGTGACCTGAGAGCGTGTGCCGCGGTGTGTATGATGGGCCTGCTGCGTCGGAGGGCTGCACCATGGCGGGGTAGGGTGATGGAGGAGATGGCAAATGTCTAGTGTCAACAAAGTCGAGTTCACAAACTCGAATCTAGTCCCGCCCGCTGACGTCTATCTAATCATCGctccctcgccacccacaaCTTCGTCATCACCCACAACTCCACTTGCACCATGGCCGACTCGCTCACCTGCCAGCGGTGCCAccagccgctgctgcgcgaccCGACAGTGGCCAACCTCACGAGCTCGCAGTATGCGCTGATAGCGGGCACGttgcctgctgcgccgcgcgcgccgcaggtGGCCCCGGCGAccaagctcgcgcagcagccgccgggcgcgcgcgacgccgcagcggcatGGGGGGCCGCGAACCCCATCGCCGAGTCGTATGTCTTTCTGCCTGAGCTCGctccgccgcagcagcagcggacGGCGAGCCCCGGCCTTTTGgcgtccgcgtcgagcagcacgtcgcgcgcggcgtcgcccaccgcgccgccgctcggcgggacagcgctcgcggccaagctcgacacACTGCTCTCGCGCCGGACGGAGATCGACCACCCCCTGTGTACAGAGTGCACAGGCTTGTTCCAGGCACagctgcagcgcgagctcgaggagctcacgcgcgagcgcgacgcgtaCATTGCTTTCGAGCGGAACTtgcggctgcgcgccgaggagcgcggaggagcaggaggcgaggtggacgacgagggcggcgtcggcgggagcGACGAGTGGGATGCGCTCGTGCAGCAccgtgccgagctggaggaggaggagaagcgccTCACTGCGacgctgggcgagcgcgaggccgagctcgccagtgtccaggaggaggagaagcgggtcaaggtcgacgaggcggccgtcgagcgcgacgaggccgagtgggTCCAGTGTGCGTCTGCTTGGCATCATGCTAACCAATGTCTCCTAGGTTCCTCAAGTCGCACGCAGAGCTCGCGACGCAGCTCACGCAGCTGTCCCacgcgctgtcgtcggccaAGACGCAGCTCCTGCTCTCCACGTCACTGCTGCAGCACCTCGAGTCGACAAACGTCTACAACGACGCCTTCCAGATCGGCCATGCGCCGCtccaggccgacggcggccgcagcgccgtCACGGTCGGGACTATCAACGGGctccggctcggcggccgcccGACGGTCGAGTGGGACGAGATTAACGCGGCTTGGGGGCTGGTTGCGCTGTGTATTGACCGACTGGCGGTCAAGGTCGGATGTGTGTTTGAGACGTGAGTgccgcgagcgagagggTACCCGCCCGCGAGCAGGGGGTGTTTCCTTGCCACATCGTGCCCCGCCCTCTGCCTGTCCAATCTAACCCCAACCCCCAGCTACAAGATCGCACCCCTCGGCTCCTTCTCCCACATGGAAGAGCTGTCCGGCAAGGGCTCGTACGAGCTGTACGCGTCGTCCGACCTCTCACCGGCACGCCTGCTCCAGAACAGAAGGTTCAACCACGCGCTGGTTGCGCTGCTCGACTGTCTGCGGCAGCTGGTCGAGTTTGGGCGGTCGTCTGGGCGCGCGTGGGCGGCCGGGAGCATCGAGTAagccccccgccccccccccccccccccccgcgcaGTGGCCAAGCTAACCACCCCCGCAGGATCAACAAGGACCGGATCAACGGCTACTCGATCCGCCTGCCCGGGCTGGCGAGCGGCCTCCCAGCGCTCGGGAGCATGAGCCTCATGGGCCTCGGGagcaccgaggcggcgggcaaggacaactcgtcggccgacgagcagtggacgcgcgcgtgccgcgccgtcctGCAGGTCCTCAAGCGCATCCTCGtggtcgagagcgaggcggggcgaggtACGGCGTAGGCGTGGGCTTGTGGCAGGCAGTGCTCATCGGGCAGCGATGTTGAGTGGTGATAGCAAGGCGCGCCCAagtgcgacgacgagtccaatgacgccgacgtcaagaGTTAGATTCGAGGCACAGCAGTGGTACCGCTATCCGTCTTCGTACTGGCGTGATGGCGCATAGAGTGTTGTATGATATGCATTGTGTACAGGTGGATCaggtgtgtggtgtgtggccAGCCCTGTACGGGTCGACTGGCATTCTTACGCTCCTCGCATGCCACTCTCGTGCAcaccctcgcggcgctcgctccgctcgcggCACTCAATCCACGTCGCGATGCAATACATCACCCGTCTGTCTAGATGTGTGTTTTCGGTTATCACCGCCGCGCCTAAAGCGCCTACTGCTCGTCAGCGGCACGCAgtgcctcgtcggccagcttcttggcctcgtcgtcaaggtcCATCTTCTCAATTTCGACCTTCTTGGCTCCGACGGGCGCCACTTCAGGCTGCGCCTCCTCCTTtggtgcgtcgtcgttggcgccgccgtgccagCCACCCTCGTCGTGGACAGCGCCAGTGACCTCGATAGCACCAGCGTCCAGGCCGACAGGCGCCCGGTCATCCTGGGGGATgggtgcgtcggcgtcatgcgCCGGGCCGGGCACTGCCGTCGACTCCTGCATCTTGACGTCGTTGTTGGGGCCAGCAACGCCAGTCGtcttctcctcgcgcgcggcatcgtcgccgccatcaaACGCGTTCTTGATGGGCTCGggggcctcgtcgacaatcGTCGTGTGCGCACCCTCATCAACGTAGATCTGgtgctcggcctgcttgaTCGCGCTGCTCTCGGGGTGGTACATTTTGATGTCCTCATAAAAGTCGGCGCAAGAGAAGTCCCAGCTCTGCAGCCACTTGGCCTTCTCACACTTGGCCTTGGTCCAGGGCGAGGCGTACGTGAGCGGGCTGAAGTAGTTGTACGACCAGATGGCAATGATAACGATCGCGACGGCAATCTGGAATCTCATACGCGGGCGGATGAACGAAGTGGCGTAGTCGAAGACAGTCGCGAAGATGAGAATGGCGAACCACAGAGCCGGGAGGTAGTGGTGGAGGAAGAGCTGACGCTGCATGAGGAAGAAGGGGAAGTAGTGAAGTGCCCAGCCCATAAGCAGGAAAGAAATAACCTCGTCGTAGAAGGCAATCTTGGCTGCGGGGGTCAGCTCGGGAGTGGCTCCAGTGAACTCACGCTGCTGCAGGTCGCGGTAGCCACGCTTGGCACGGAGGATGAGGAAGCCGCGAACAGCAACATAGGCCAGAATCGCAAGCGACGAGCTCCACCAGATGATGGGGTTGCCGATCAGGTAGACCTGGGTGTGGTCCTTGACCCAGAAGTTGATACCACGGCGGAGCCAAGGCCAGCTCTGAGGGCGAGAGTCGTAGGCGTGGCGGTCGGTGAGGCCGGCGTTGGTGCGCCACATGACACCCTGGAGCTCCCAGAACTTGGAGAAGAAGCTAGGAACCTCGTAGTTGACCTTCTCGGCATCGGGGGCAACTGCAAGTTAGCTGACAGCCACGTTACGATCACCTACGCTGTGGGTGGTTGTTGGTCTCAATGTACCAGAGCGAGTTCTCCCACGTAGGGTTCTTGTTGCAAGTCACCTCCTGCTGCTCAAAGCCCCAGTCGGGGAGCTTGACCTTGTGCGAGAAGAGGTAGCAGCCGGTCATGGCGTGGCGGAGACGGAACTGGCTGCGGAGGGTACGGAGGCGGTGCTTGGCAGCCTTGTCCTTGCGGCCACGCGTCTCGGGGGCAATCTCGACGATGaagtcgtcgttggcgtcaCCCTCAAAGCTGCGACGTTAGCAGTGGCACCCCGCACCCTGCACTCACTTGTCAAAGCCGTAGCCCGACACCTCGTTCTGGAAGTCGACCTCGGACACGGGCGGGCGGACGTCGTGCGAGTGGAGACGCTTGTTGGTCTGGACGTGCTCGAAGCGGACCTTGAGGCCCGAGGTGACATACTGGAAGGGAAGGTTGTCCCAGTCGAaggcaccgccgccctcggggACCGAAGCGTTGACAATGCGGAAgatgttgttgtcgtcgcggtgGGGGTAGAGGGtgatctgctgctgcttcgaGCCGGAGGGGtacgcgtgcgcgtgcgagTGGAGGTAGCCGCCCTGGGTGTGGACGTGACGAATAGTGATGCGCGAGCCGAGACCGACGTCGGCGAACGTGTCGTCCATGCCGTGCCCCTCGAGCGTGTGCTGCATCTCCGAGCTCATGAATCCGTCGCCGTCACCCGACATGTTGAGGATCCAGAAGTGAATCTGGAAGCACCACATGTAGATGAAGACGGGAATGACAATGAGGCAGAGTGTTCGGGCAGCAAAGTGACGGGCCCACTGCTGGGGGGTGACGCGCAGGTTGCCGAGGAGAAGCCACAGCTGCCTGATGGTTCCGAGGCCAATGGTCGCAATGGTGAACAGGCCCACCCACTTGCAGCTCGCGACGGCACCGAGCGAGGCGCCAGTGAGCGCGAGGTTGCGCCACCACGACGGGGTAAAGGCGCGGccctccgagtcgtcgttgGAGAAGCGAACCCAGAAGTGGATAGTGAGGGCGGTGAAGAAGACGAGGTACGAGTCGAGCAGGATCAGACGCGACTGCGTCACGAGGGCATTGTCAAACGTCACGAGCaaggcgccgaggatggccgacgcgagcgacagGCGAAGCGCGATGAGCGTGAGGAACGTGATGGGCACGAGGGCGAGACCGAGGATCGCCGGGAAGGCGCGCATGACAATGTACGGGACCTTGGGCTCGAGGTAGTCCCTAGGGGTGGAGTGTCAGTCAACCGAGCTCTCCGGCACCGCGCCACTGCCATACTCACTTGCCAATGTCCTTGAAGTCAAAGTTGCCGTCAAAGCCGCCCACGAAGGCGCTGAGCGTGACCAGGAGTTTTGCCAGAGGAGGGTGCACATCCATAAAGTACTTGCGCTTGATGTACTTTGCCGCAAAGCCACCAAAGTGGACCTCGTCGAAGCTTGTCGGTGTCAGCGTTCGCAGTGTCGTGTTTCCAGCCAGGTCCAACTTACACGACCGAGGTGGGGTGCGCGAGGTTCCACAGGCGGACAAACGACGCGATGATACAGAtaccgccgacgaggatcCACTCGCGCCTTCTGAGGCCACcgatggcgccggcgcgccccgCTCCGCGGTGGCGCGGTCCGCCGAACgctgtcgcgctcgcggcacCGACGGGGCCGTCCTCCTTGTGCCGGAGacgggcgtcggcgtcggcctcctcgcgggCGTTACCGCTGCTCGActtgccgttggcgtggCCCTTGGGCTTGGAGTCTGTTGGggtcgacgtgcccgagagcgaggccgcaccgggcgggctggctgggcggcgccgctgctgtggCGCGGAGAGGGCTGGCATGGTGCGTTGTGCACGAGTTGCCGAGCGTTTGTGTTGGAAAAAAGTAGAAGGTCTGAGGTTGAGGTGAGACGTGAATGCACGAGGCGTATTGTTTTGGgtgtgcggggtgggtgggagagTTGGAGTTGCGAGCCTGGCTGGAGCTGAGCCGTGgctggttggttggttgtCGCGTTGTCGCGGTTGCGTCGTGGAGGCTGAAACGTGCAGTTGACTGGCGAGTCTGGCCAGGTGTGTGTGTCTGGGTGGGTGCGTCTTGCTGCCGGGCCAGGTCTTGTCGAGAAGGGGCAACGCAACACAAGGACGAGAGACCGAGGACGGTGGGTTGGTTACCACCACCTTTGTGCGccttgctgcttgcttgctggcCTGGGCTGTGCGGTGCGTGCAGACGTGTCATAAGGGACGGACCGCAGGAAGGGGGAGCGACTgccgcaggcgcaggcgggcagccagccagccagccagccctcgCACCACGCACCGCAGCCAAGCAGGCAGCAGTGTGACCCGCGGAGGCGAAACCTCCAGGGGTGGGTTGCCGCAGGTGAAACTCGGGCGAAGATCACTTCTAGCTAGAACGGAGACGGACATCGGGgacagccagcagcagcacgtgATTCCAGCAATCCGTATGCACGCCAGAACGACTTCACGGGCATCTCTACACGGCCTATGGACAAGTGTAACTAGAGAAAACAAACCTAAGCACATGGATTGCAGTGCGCCAAGCTTGCCCGCGACCGGCGAGAGGAGCCACGCAGGGAGTACCGGCCAGCCATGCGGGTtgggccggcgcgcgaccacACGTCGCCCCACCCGTCACCTCTGTTCATACAGTTCATGCCATGTACAATGATGTCTATCTTCATGCGGGTGGTGTGATTCGGTCTGGCGTTGGGTCAAGCAGATGTAGAACAGCTCAAGACAGCTACACCTCCTCCGgcttggcgaccttgcgcttctcAGTCTTGCCCGTCACCTGGTCCTCCATCTCCTGGTACGAGACGGGCAGGAGGGGGTtgcctggggtcagctaTACAACACATCATGCAAGCTCACCATCCTGCGACGTCGCGTAcaccacgccgagctcgttggCCGCCGTTGAGAGGTAGTAGCTGCGtgcgtcgccgagcgagatCTGGTATGTCAGTGCTACAGTCAGTTACAGCCAGCTAGCACT
Encoded here:
- the VPS30 gene encoding Vacuolar protein sorting-associated protein 30 encodes the protein MADSLTCQRCHQPLLRDPTVANLTSSQYALIAGTLPAAPRAPQVAPATKLAQQPPGARDAAAAWGAANPIAESYVFLPELAPPQQQRTASPGLLASASSSTSRAASPTAPPLGGTALAAKLDTLLSRRTEIDHPLCTECTGLFQAQLQRELEELTRERDAYIAFERNLRLRAEERGGAGGEVDDEGGVGGSDEWDALVQHRAELEEEEKRLTATLGEREAELASVQEEEKRVKVDEAAVERDEAEFLKSHAELATQLTQLSHALSSAKTQLLLSTSLLQHLESTNVYNDAFQIGHAPLQADGGRSAVTVGTINGLRLGGRPTVEWDEINAAWGLVALCIDRLAVKVGCVFETYKIAPLGSFSHMEELSGKGSYELYASSDLSPARLLQNRRFNHALVALLDCLRQLVEFGRSSGRAWAAGSIEINKDRINGYSIRLPGLASGLPALGSMSLMGLGSTEAAGKDNSSADEQWTRACRAVLQVLKRILVVESEAGRGTA
- the wdr5 gene encoding WD repeat-containing protein 5 yields the protein MVQPSDAAGPSYTPRHTLSGHTRAVTALRFSSDGRSLVSAGADGYVHFWDASSGAHQRVLRCHRTGINDISLSPDGLYLSTASDDGTAQVFSTDPLSAPRASQGPVLIAPPLRSLAAHTAPVLAVAFSPTSNLVVTGSMDESAIVWDVRRGKSLRTLPAHAEAIWSVGWDAEGALVITGSADGLIRLWDANTGQCLKTFDNESNAPVSSASFTPSSFFILSSTLSSTIRIYSLHTAKVLKTFQAAEYVSEKFPTPAIVFAAPGGALANGHDADDAMDVDGVAGVGTVGAARVVAGSENGHVVIWDLQDRRVVQVLEGHDAPVVALAVHPDGRTIATGALEPDKKIKVWQWQ
- the PMT1 gene encoding Dolichyl-phosphate-mannose--protein mannosyltransferase 1; translated protein: MPALSAPQQRRRPASPPGAASLSGTSTPTDSKPKGHANGKSSSGNAREEADADARLRHKEDGPVGAASATAFGGPRHRGAGRAGAIGGLRRREWILVGGICIIASFVRLWNLAHPTSVVFDEVHFGGFAAKYIKRKYFMDVHPPLAKLLVTLSAFVGGFDGNFDFKDIGKDYLEPKVPYIVMRAFPAILGLALVPITFLTLIALRLSLASAILGALLVTFDNALVTQSRLILLDSYLVFFTALTIHFWVRFSNDDSEGRAFTPSWWRNLALTGASLGAVASCKWVGLFTIATIGLGTIRQLWLLLGNLRVTPQQWARHFAARTLCLIVIPVFIYMWCFQIHFWILNMSGDGDGFMSSEMQHTLEGHGMDDTFADVGLGSRITIRHVHTQGGYLHSHAHAYPSGSKQQQITLYPHRDDNNIFRIVNASVPEGGGAFDWDNLPFQYVTSGLKVRFEHVQTNKRLHSHDVRPPVSEVDFQNEVSGYGFDNFEGDANDDFIVEIAPETRGRKDKAAKHRLRTLRSQFRLRHAMTGCYLFSHKVKLPDWGFEQQEVTCNKNPTWENSLWYIETNNHPQLAPDAEKVNYEVPSFFSKFWELQGVMWRTNAGLTDRHAYDSRPQSWPWLRRGINFWVKDHTQVYLIGNPIIWWSSSLAILAYVAVRGFLILRAKRGYRDLQQPKIAFYDEVISFLLMGWALHYFPFFLMQRQLFLHHYLPALWFAILIFATVFDYATSFIRPRMRFQIAVAIVIIAIWSYNYFSPLTYASPWTKAKCEKAKWLQSWDFSCADFYEDIKMYHPESSAIKQAEHQIYVDEGAHTTIVDEAPEPIKNAFDGGDDAAREEKTTGVAGPNNDVKMQESTAVPGPAHDADAPIPQDDRAPVGLDAGAIEVTGAVHDEGGWHGGANDDAPKEEAQPEVAPVGAKKVEIEKMDLDDEAKKLADEALRAADEQ